Proteins encoded within one genomic window of Anastrepha ludens isolate Willacy chromosome 4, idAnaLude1.1, whole genome shotgun sequence:
- the LOC128861294 gene encoding 60S ribosomal protein L23a produces MATKKPAEKSAKPGDKKPEKKPSAASTSSASAAKPAAAKKAAPAKKSAAPAGGVKKPVAKKPVPAKKAATKAKPSAKDAKTKAAAGKKPQSLLAKLSAKARAAAKGKKIAAKPGAKVQKGTAKAKAVALLKAKKVQTKIVKGAFGTRTRKIRTSVHFRRPKTLVLPRRPKYPRKSVPTRNRMDAYNIIKYPLTTEAAMKKIEDNNTLVFLTHLRANKNHVRAAVRKLYDIKVAKVNILVRPDGQKKAYVRLARDYDALDIANKIGII; encoded by the exons ATGGCAACCAAAAAGCCAGCCGAGAAATCCG CCAAACCGGGCGACAAGAAGCCCGAGAAGAAGCCATCGGCCGCTTCAACTAGCTCTGCTTCAGCTGCTAAACCTGCAGCAGCGAAGAAGGCTGCCCCCGCCAAGAAAAGTGCCGCTCCAGCTGGTGGTGTGAAAAAGCCAGTTGCTAAAAAACCAGTTCCGGCCAAAAAAGCCGCAACCAAggcaaagccaagcgcaaaggaTGCCAAAACTAAGGCTGCCGCTGGCAAAAAGCCACAATCCCTGTTGGCTAAATTGTCTGCGAAAGCTCGCGCTGCCGCTAAGGGCAAGAAAATCGCCGCCAAACCCGGAGCTAAAGTGCAGAAGGGAACAGCGAAGGCTAAGGCTGTTGCCCTCTTGAAGGCAAAGAAAGTTCAAACCAAG ATTGTCAAGGGCGCTTTTGGTACTCGCACTCGCAAAATCCGCACCAGCGTGCACTTCCGTCGTCCAAAGACTTTGGTGTTGCCACGCCGGCCTAAATACCCAAGAAAGTCGGTGCCAACCAGAAATCG CATGGATGCTTACAATATCATCAAATATCCATTGACTACTGAAGCCGCCATGAAGAAAATCGAAGATAATAACACTTTAGTGTTCTTAACTCACCTGCGTGCTAACAAGAATCACGTACGTGCTGCTGTACGTAAGCTGTATGACATCAAGGTAGCCAAGGTCAATATCTTGGTGAGACCCGATGGTCAAAAGAAGGCCTACGTACGTCTTGCGCGTGATTACGATGCACTGGATATTGCCAACAAGATTGGCATCATATAA
- the LOC128861469 gene encoding ras-related protein Rab-34: MTHTHFVLPLLMPERQLVRAFPASYNDAVSPYAEVKDFSKAVRFEAQWQPKLKLRPRKVILIGDVAVGKTTLVNRFCFDKFAEKYKATIGVDFEIENFNVLGQNFTLEMWDTAGQERFKCIAQAYYRHANVIIVVFDMSKPETLKSTAKWLKSALAVNTIQMPLTFLVGTKSDLLSKEEFVRVERLAADIAEGIKAEYWSVSARTGYKIVDFFQRVAALSFETACKDAIIERHFLEKSVAVRLQRKSKQCDFRKTYLGNKGTTTKERSLCLCS, encoded by the exons atgacACATACGCATTTTGTGTTGCCGCTTTTGATGCCTGAAAGACAGTTGGTGCGCGCATTTCCAGCGTCCTATAATGACGCCGTTTCGCCCTATGCCGAGGTGAAGGATTTCTCTAAAGCGGTACGTTTCGAAGCGCAATGGCAGCCGAAATTAAAATTACGCCCACGCAAAGTCATACTCATTGGCGATGTGGCGGTGGGCAAGACAACGCTGGTGAATAG ATTTTGCTTTGATAAATTTGCCGAAAAATATAAAGCGACTattggtgttgattttgaaattgAGAATTTCAATGTGTTGGGCCAAAATTTCACGCTTGAAAT gTGGGATACCGCGGGCCAAGAACGCTTTAAATGCATTGCGCAAGCTTATTATAGACATGCAAATG TTATTATAGttgtatttgatatgtccaAGCCGGAAACACTGAAGTCAACAGCAAAATGGCTCAAAAGCGCATTGGCCGTTAATACAATACAAATGCCGCTTACTTTCTTAGTTGGCACCAAATCTGATCTACTGAGCAAAGAAGAATTTGTGCGAGTTGAACGTTTGGCAGCAGATATTGCAGAAGGCATAAAAGCTGAATATTGGTCAGTTTCTGCTCGAACTGGTTACAAGATTGTCGATTTCTTCCAACGTGTAGCCGCACTTTCCTTTGAGACCGCATGCAAAGATGCCATTATAGAGCGTCATTTTTTGGAGAAATCCGTTGCAGTACGATTACAACgaaaatcaaaacaatgcg ATTTTCGCAAAACCTATTTAGGTAACAAAGGAACTACGACTAAAGAAAGAAGTTTATGCCTTTGCTCATGA